One genomic window of Elaeis guineensis isolate ETL-2024a chromosome 2, EG11, whole genome shotgun sequence includes the following:
- the LOC105061428 gene encoding proline-rich receptor-like protein kinase PERK15, with amino-acid sequence MSSNSTSSNSSSSRSSSSKDAPFLPQRDASSYLKKSSPSSNLKSFEMISQSFRDHSFSIHATPPPHKNSNKKSTKSKDPLSSNVPIFIGVGIGVVLFFILMTITCICCSKKKKKPHNPMQCYADTSGFQGDYYNSGPQQKWQNEHQKMDNVVKLPPPPSSHSPLGGGWHPSTPPSMISSGDMSSNYSSLHDPPLPSLSPTLGLEFNKSTFTLEELVACTNGFSQANLLGQGGFGYVHKGVLPNGKEVAVKQLKSGSGQGEREFQAEVDIISRVHHRHLVSLVGYCIAGSQRMLVYDFVPNKTLEYHLHEKGLLVMEWSTRLKIALGSAKGLAYLHEDCHPRIIHRDIKSSNILLDYKFEAMVADFGLAKLSSDNHTHVSTRVMGTFGYLAPEYASSGKLTEKSDVFSYGVMLLELITGRRPVDNNHTFMDDSLVDWARPILSRALADGDYDQLADPRLDGNYDPMEMARMIASAAASVRHSAKKRPKMSQIVRALEGDVSLEDLNEGMRPGQSMLFSSSSDYDSGSYNAKMKRIRKMTLPSLEYSDEYSGIMDEYGHHYSISSSDGIFSDQLNPIGNQKHRTYPPL; translated from the exons ATGTCTTCAAACTCCACTTCAAGCAATTCATCGTCTTCCAGATCATCATCCTCAAAAGATGCACCTTTTTTGCCCCAAAGAGATGCTTCATCATATCTTAAAAAATCCTCGCCATCTTCAAATTTAAAGAGCTTTGAAATGATAAGCCAGTCATTCAGAGATCACTCTTTTTCTATACATGCTACACCGCCACCCCACAAAAACTCGAACAAGAAATCAACCAAATCCAAAGATCCACTTTCTTCAAATGTACCCATATTTATTGGGGTTGGGATAGGAGTTGTTTTGTTCTTTATTCTTATGACAATTACATGCATTTGCTgctccaagaaaaagaaaaagcctcACAATCCAATGCAATGTTATGCAGATACCTCAGGGTTCCAAG GTGACTACTATAATAGTGGACCACAACAAAAATGGCAGAATGAACACCAAAAGATGGATAACGTCGTCAAGCTTCCACCACCTCCAAGCTCACATAGTCCGCTTGGAGGTGGATGGCATCCCTCAACACCTCCCTCAATGATAAGTAGTGGTGATATGAGCTCTAACTACTCAAGTCTCCATGATCCTCCATTACCATCCCTCTCTCCAACTTTAGGCCTCGAGTTCAACAAGAGTACCTTCACCCTTGAGGAACTTGTTGCTTGCACCAATGGCTTCTCACAAGCTAATCTCTTAGGGCAAGGTGGTTTTGGTTATGTGCACAAAGGAGTATTACCTAATGGAAAGGAGGTCGCGGTGAAGCAGCTTAAGTCAGGGAGTGGGCAAGGGGAGAGAGAGTTTCAAGCAGAGGTTGATATTATTAGCCGGGTCCACCATCGCCACCTAGTGTCCCTTGTTGGATATTGTATAGCTGGATCTCAAAGGATGTTGGTATATGATTTCGTACCGAACAAGACTCTTGAGTACCACCTCCATG AAAAGGGTCTTCTAGTGATGGAATGGTCTACAAGGCTTAAAATTGCATTAGGATCAGCCAAAGGCCTTGCTTACTTGCATGAAGATT GCCACCCACGTATTATTCACCGTGATATCAAATCTTCCAACATTCTTTTGGATTATAAGTTTGAAGCCATG GTTGCAGATTTTGGATTAGCCAAGCTATCATCAGATAATCATACACATGTTTCAACACGTGTCATGGGAACTTTTGG GTATCTGGCTCCTGAGTATGCATCAAGTGGCAAGCTAACAGAAAAATCTGATGTCTTCTCCTATGGTGTGATGCTTTTAGAGTTGATAACTGGACGAAGACCTGTTGATAATAATCACACATTCATGGATGATAGCTTGGTTGATTGG GCAAGGCCTATTCTATCGCGTGCATTAGCTGATGGTGACTACGATCAATTAGCTGATCCACGTTTGGATGGCAACTATGATCCAATGGAAATGGCACGTATGATAGCAAGTGCTGCAGCTAGTGTTCGTCATTCTGCGAAAAAACGTCCTAAAATGAGTCag ATTGTACGAGCATTGGAAGGGGATGTATCtcttgaagacttgaatgagggAATGAGGCCCGGGCAAAGCATGCTCTTTAGCTCCAGCTCGGATTATGATTCAGGCTCATACAATGCAAAAATGAAGCGAATTAGGAAAATGACACTTCCAAGTCTTGAATATAGTGATGAATATAGTGGAATCATGGATGAATATGGACACCACTATTCTATATCGAGTAGTGATGGGATATTTTCTGATCAATTGAATCCAATTGGAAACCAAAAGCATAGGACTTATCCGCCACTCTAA